Genomic DNA from Paenibacillus borealis:
CAGTGGCGCAGATAGCGCACATGAATCACAGCGAAGAGAATACTCGTCCAATACGGTCCGAGTGAATGCTGTATGGCACCGCGGAACAGAAGCTCTTCGCATACTGCAACAACCGCTGCAATGACAACGATATGCCACAAAGGACGGTTGCCGAACAGCAGTTCATTAATCCCCCCGTCATCCATGCTGTCTTCAGGCACAATATGGGTCAGCAGGAAATCAACAACCAGCATAACAGCTGCGAGTCCAAGGCCCCAATACACAAAATGTACATTCTCCGGAAAATTTAATATGTGAATAGGATTTCTCTTCTGTAATAATATCCATATCAAACCGATAAATAGAGTAAGGCCTTGAGTAATATACAGATTGATCAAGAGCAGCTTGTCTGTTAACTGCTGAGGATCGGCCTTTTTAATTTTGATTTCACCTAATTTGAATTTTTTCATCGTAACCTGCCTGTTCTATAAATATTTTTACATAAGATAATTTCCCTATACGAAGGAGCACTAATTATGAACAGCCGTACCTCCCGCACTCAAATGTTGTACACACTAGGTTTTATATTATTTTTAATATCCGCATTCGCCTCATTTTTTACGGGAGTAAAGGTTGGAGCAGACAAAACGGAGGCCAAATATGCACAGCTGACCGGCCATGAAGTTACGGAGGAATTCTCCGGCTCCTACCAGCAGCAGGACCTTGTTACGTTCT
This window encodes:
- a CDS encoding CPBP family intramembrane glutamic endopeptidase — its product is MKKFKLGEIKIKKADPQQLTDKLLLINLYITQGLTLFIGLIWILLQKRNPIHILNFPENVHFVYWGLGLAAVMLVVDFLLTHIVPEDSMDDGGINELLFGNRPLWHIVVIAAVVAVCEELLFRGAIQHSLGPYWTSILFAVIHVRYLRHWIPTGWVFLSSYGLGYIYIHSGSLWAPILCHFLIDLFSGMVIRYRRTS